The Ricinus communis isolate WT05 ecotype wild-type chromosome 8, ASM1957865v1, whole genome shotgun sequence sequence CTGCCTGCATCAAAACTCACTTCTGGGTAGCTTGCTGCTAAGGGTACAACTCTAGTTGATCCACACACAGTAGTCCAGCAAAACCATGTCGCCACCACAAGCCACACCTTACTTATCTTTCCTTCCATTACCAACATTCAATTGTAGTTTCTTTTCACCtgtcaaaatttttaaatgaataagtaaaagaagaagctGAATATTACATGCCCaattaatttacaaaaataacttGAATAAGCATGCATGGATCGAGAATAATGCAACCTTTTCTTTATGATGATCGAAGTGCAGCAAATGAAATCTTCTTAAGCTTTcgcctatatatatatatatatatataatatgatagaTATTGCAAAGGATTGCTTAGAAGTATATATGGATATGCATGGTAAGCTTAATTAGCATAAATGAGGAAGAGAGCAAGGGACGGGCTTTAGCTTCGCATATATCACTCCTTTTATAGGGGAGCTGGTCCTCACACTATtgtctttctttattaattgattttgtcctatattatatattaaattctttatataaaaagccagttcataaaataattgtctAACCAGATAGCTGAAACGCCATGAAAAGACAGCTAATACACCATCAACATCGTGTTACACATTTCAGGTTTAAgtaataattagaaataaaacaaCCGAGTTAATGTTTATCTTTGAGCTTTAAGGgcttttaatttaagaaatgaCATGCCTGTTATGAGAACACTGTAAGTGatatatttaaagtattttatactCAACAATAAGaatgtgatatatattttatttctataattacTTTATATACATTATGCATCTAACGGTCTATTATAACACATCAAGATTAGggcttttcttaatttaggatatttttggaaataaaattttccaatttagaataaaagtgaatttttttatttatttttagaatagttTGAGAAGCAATTCTCAATTTAGGGTAGAAATAGACTTATGTGGACACTGTCTATTATTGAGAGTAGTAGATAGCACTGTTCTATAGTTGGACTAGCGGACAAGATTGTCCGACACCAAATGACggacaaaaattaaaaattgatactATGTCTGCCACTTTAATTAGTGGATAGAttccaaataataaaaaaatatgtctaCCAATTCAAACGGTTGAcatgtttaaaattaaaaaattggcggataaaattctaataataaaaataatctatgaacaattcaattgaatttgctaataaaaatatctatcaATTCTACCGGCTTACACATaataatagatatttattataatgatttaatagattttattattaataataattattatatttataataaattttattattgtaataattttataataagtttaaATCTTTTATGAAACATATCatcattttaatcatttaaattGGTTCAAATCGTACTCCGGGGTGCCCGATATCCTATTCTATCATTTTATCCTAGGGGCACCTCTAACCAAACGACACCTTGTTATGATCCGACAACTTCATTTAGCACCAAATAAAACCCGCATGTGAACAATATAATATGTCTGTGGGATCCTACTTAGATTCTAatcattttgtttctttttgcttttggaTAGGAAGATGAAAATTATACTTCCACGTGGcatcttttctttcacttcTTAGACGAAAACATTGCTTGTGTTTGTTCGCTTGTGTCTGTGGGATCCTACTTAGGTTCTAAGGCCTCTAATCTTTTGTTGGATTACATTTTCTAAATTAGCATGTtcacattttattttcattttaaaaatcatttttaaaaattaattagtcaatatttttgcaaaaagaatatctaatataatcaattaaaattttcaattaaatttaatagaatttatattttttttaacatctaacaattatttatctaatataaacaatttcaaaaatttcaaaataatgcCATATAAGAAAGAGGcatttcttaatatataaaaatttgcgTGTCTGTGAGTCGATATATTACAGTTTTTTCTTAGATAtcatagatatttttatttgtgctatttatttaaaaagcaAACATTTAAgaaatatctaaatattaaaagtaaaagttttatttaaatacaatatgttttttaagcattttcaatatattcttttatatatcaagttttttttttattgcaagAAGTCATCTTACAATGTAATgctctaatatatttttttattttattttaaatgataaatactAGTTTATTTCGTTCATCAACTGACACAAACATTTATTCTATATATCTCATGATAGGTACATTGAAAAGCTCAGAGAGTACATGAATGTAGTTTTCTGCTCTTCACATCAGTAACCTgatgtctttttttttctttctcttattatttaaGCAAGTACTAAGACTACTACTGCTTAAGCTACAATTTAAGATTGTAATTAGCATGGAAATGCTAACCACATTTGATTAGCGGTTCCTTTGAATGGCCAAATGATTATTTGTTTGAAGACTTGGGTCAGATTCTTTCACATCCATTGTTACAACTGAGGCAACTGTCTCTGTTCTCTCTAGGTGGACTTGAACCCATCTCCATAAAGAGCCCATTCTTGATCTAAATCACCGGAAACTTGCTTAACTACACCTTGTTTCCACCAGCTCGCAAGCAAAGATCCTGAAGTCCAATAATGGATGCAGCTAAAGGATCTGTACTATTACTGGGAAGCCAAGCTTGACTGGCGGCTAATTGATTTTCCTCTAGTGTTAGTTTCATACCCTTATCCCCTGCTGATGCTGCCAAAGCATATcttaatttagaatttgtaaTGGTTCCATTTGCCCAAATTTTCCACCGGGTTGCTTCAGGCACAACTTTTCGGCAATCATATATCATCACATAGTTTCCTGGAGCAAACCCATAAGCTGTCATGCACATGTCGTTAGATTGAATTGTCTCTTTATACAAGGTCCAGCTTTGCATCAGGTTGCGTCGAAATCTGCCGGGAGCCAACTGAATCGggtttctatttctatattttccaTCTCTGATATGAATGCAGAGACCATTTCGACCAGAGATACGAACTGTTGGCTTGGGAATTTGACAAACAACTTCATCATCAATATCTGGCATCGCAGATCTTTATAAATGGAGGAACATAAGATGGTGATCTACGACATACAAATAACATAAGAGCTAAGGCATTCTTTAtactaaactaaaaataacttGCAATTTATATATGGTCTATTATAACACATCAAGATTAGGGCTTTCTCTTAATTTAGGATATTTGGAAATAAAATCTTCCAATTTAGAATAAAAgtgatcttttatttttatttttagaatagtttaagaaataattttcaatttatggTAGAAATAAACCTACGTAGACATTGTCTATTATTGAGAGTGGTGGATAG is a genomic window containing:
- the LOC125370885 gene encoding ricin-like, which codes for MPDIDDEVVCQIPKPTVRISGRNGLCIHIRDGKYRNRNPIQLAPGRFRRNLMQSWTLYKETIQSNDMCMTAYGFAPGNYVMIYDCRKVVPEATRWKIWANGTITNSKLRYALAASAGDKGMKLTLEENQLAASQAWLPSNSTDPLAASIIGLQDLCLRAGGNKV